Proteins co-encoded in one Balneolaceae bacterium genomic window:
- the sprA gene encoding cell surface protein SprA, with amino-acid sequence MFDLRRFSQIMLVAAIVFCCNANMHAQEINEPAATDSLQDSVDTEALRKAFPTKYGNFAARPFLRPIPAIYFITLPKEQVYVERRDDGTFYTETRIGDLRSGVPTLLSAKEYYNLHEDYAKEENWKMLIRENRQREGTGGGLLDFSLDIPGGQESAFTTIFGAPEVNLRVNGVAQMNVGASVQKSEDPSLPPDQQTRVDPTFDQNLQLNIQGTIGDKLTIQTDWDTERTLDYQNTLNIVYEGYEDEIIKSIEMGNVSLNTGNSLIRGSGALFGIKSVAELGSLRLTSVVSQQDGESNVETISGGSQERQIEIRPAGYSDDQHFFLDFYTRQEFETSMANPQQLSQTLQIADVEVWVLRENIQAEEGAKLAVALAEIGVNQQPDGSYAPPNNQTDSFPEQLLDQYRDPQTGISASELNIEDSRNFEEGYFTPLQEGVDYTINKISGYISLNRALGSREVLAIAFNYRGANNEIVEVGEINTGGGDRIFLKMLRPKNVSTDNTLFPLTMRNIYSLGVSNITRESLELELQYTEDNVASNRLPNRGSTLLQDLGLDRVDSQGALEPDNQIDIGTGTLDPQNGQIIFPYLEPFGDRIEQVLQDSPASQEDVERLAYNELYTERQRNAAQSSKNSFYLFSGTSRGGVQENFNLGIALVEGSVRVYANGTQLQENVDYQVDYSFGSITILNERYTAPGQDIRIEYENQSLTSIEQKTFTGFRAEYGFTDNITMGGTYFRFSERPLDDKIRLGDEPINNAVIGLDANAEFDAPFLTRFLDNLPILQTRESSEIAFSGEFAQLRPGVAETRAVSQAIRNNELFNDEENGLAFIDDFEGSNIKISLLNATRWNLATAPAAVPGYDADIPFFEEDDFPGMPVANTQARLERSDLRSQFAWYTIPRNISSILDGVEFTAESEPVEVTDVFPGRETQNPQEEIINTLDVYYNPTNRGPYNYNENLKNLLEDEPEKTWGGMTAVIPSGQEDFSQNNIEFLEFWVQPVLPDGQMQGGAAIEDYDGKMYIDIGLVTEDVVPNTKLNTEDGLALNPETLILDNPANARSAIPANPPPPEGQFSNANRELEDVGLDGMPNRDGANNFDEQTIFGDFVDKMREQFGSNSPEFREIVSDPSNDDYLFYGQEAVQDLPLHERFHRLLGYYDGNTPIDQDDKRAITNRPDTEGLVNPSTVSLTNAYFQYEVELNPADQSNLEIGSPGTFITDRVPGSRQQDRWYQVRIPLSEFKRKIGDINDFQNITYIRIWMSGYEKPFTMRFATLEFVGSQWRQDEDINQQSDPAAEMRISSLNIEENSNRRPVPYRQPEGAIRAENRASQLQSLQNEQSIVMDVNNLSPGSIQLIRRVYPGGLDLLNYSNMRMFVHGEGYENREDAELVMRFGNDLENNYYEYRQPVTPSNPNFPYQPFEPGDNAQLAEEAEQVWLYEENSMNIVLTAFNQLKQLRDQEQGRSFSEVYERSDILENAAPGAVVAIKGNPSLGRVTEIGMGIRNPFDPSNPSGNGTPVLDAEMWLNELRVSGFDNEKGWAANAKSTIKLADFATVNANVTRQTQGFGSLDSRLGQRRVSNEFAYDVNTSVNLDSFIPERFGWSIPVNLSTRRSSSIPKYLPNQGDIRFSDFKDAVNARVDIDASQKDRLIDQQEREIETFNESYAVNFSNVSKTNSQSEFGRLLLDNTTLNYVYNTTDSRNPQYRFQDNWNFNGSLRYSLTLRNVNFLRPFNFFEELPLLNVLSGLRLGYMPTNVTASIGTERTYEERKRRVFANEVEQPLQQTHNFNYSTLAGFGYNLTRSISTSFQSQTVYDLTRVATEDAELAGIDSTAFKPLQSMEVYGDLITGDKSARRNSYNENYTASWQPRFNQVEFLDWLSYNSRYSGGFRWENSPFGSDLGARVSNNFRLDNTLRIDSENLLNRLPFYQNAVEANDEGSDLRRNESSEADTTTFSVGEQFIYYGRKAALAVFSLESIDVNYNNSKASAQSGYNGSSQFFDMFGSESIAPAFGYRLGIFESIGQGDLISNPNGTSTIQLPSSNTYTDNITLTARLTPFENVSVDLNWQTQWDRRKSESLSLNPQNEFSSVLSGSGNISSSVWAFGPGYEALFRSQLQTAFDGMSESENIISDPESGNNTLLNPVDLQRDFRSAYMGSNKTIGDKNFTAFPLPNWRINWTGIENWIPFIGRVMQRATITHSYEGLYRIGWNLNNNPGEIITRRVGVYRVEDERPEFEPASVNIEKRFSPLIQLNITWDNGLRSQLGYETSNITSLSLANTQIIERISKGLRVSLAYTIRNFRIPFIRRTASNVDLTFNGSLIEDTEQRFLLDANLDAALQESAGTIDRDPNAYSFTPGAINGQSRINASMVVGYRFSNTIQANFEYAFSQVLPKSTRTFKRTTHDIRFSIRINIRST; translated from the coding sequence GTGTTTGATTTACGTCGTTTTTCTCAAATAATGTTGGTGGCAGCTATCGTTTTCTGTTGTAATGCTAATATGCATGCACAAGAGATTAACGAACCGGCCGCAACGGACTCACTGCAGGACAGTGTTGATACGGAAGCTCTGCGGAAGGCTTTTCCAACGAAGTATGGCAATTTTGCAGCCAGGCCATTCCTGCGGCCTATTCCCGCCATCTACTTTATAACGTTGCCGAAAGAACAAGTTTATGTTGAACGGCGGGATGACGGTACGTTTTATACTGAAACCAGGATTGGAGATCTGCGTTCGGGAGTTCCTACTCTCCTCTCAGCAAAAGAGTACTATAATCTTCACGAAGATTATGCAAAGGAGGAGAATTGGAAGATGCTTATACGAGAAAACCGCCAGAGAGAAGGCACCGGAGGTGGATTGCTCGATTTCAGTCTTGATATTCCGGGTGGACAGGAGTCTGCATTTACTACGATCTTTGGAGCTCCGGAAGTGAATTTGCGGGTGAACGGTGTGGCGCAGATGAATGTGGGGGCATCGGTTCAAAAATCGGAAGATCCCTCGCTTCCGCCTGATCAGCAAACGCGGGTTGATCCTACATTCGATCAAAATTTGCAGTTAAATATCCAGGGAACCATTGGCGATAAACTGACCATCCAAACCGACTGGGATACGGAGAGAACTCTCGACTATCAAAATACACTCAATATTGTTTACGAGGGATATGAGGATGAGATCATCAAAAGTATTGAGATGGGTAATGTGTCACTGAACACAGGAAACTCCCTGATTCGGGGAAGTGGTGCTTTGTTTGGAATTAAATCGGTGGCTGAACTCGGTTCATTGCGTTTGACATCGGTCGTTTCTCAGCAGGATGGCGAGAGTAATGTGGAGACAATCAGCGGTGGCTCCCAGGAACGACAGATTGAAATTCGACCTGCCGGTTATAGTGACGATCAGCATTTCTTTCTGGATTTTTATACACGGCAGGAGTTTGAAACGAGTATGGCAAACCCTCAGCAGCTCTCCCAGACTCTTCAAATAGCCGATGTGGAGGTATGGGTTCTTCGTGAGAATATCCAGGCAGAGGAGGGGGCGAAACTGGCTGTAGCCCTGGCCGAAATAGGTGTAAATCAACAGCCGGATGGTTCCTATGCCCCTCCAAACAATCAAACGGATTCATTTCCAGAACAACTGCTTGATCAATACCGCGATCCTCAAACAGGAATATCGGCTTCGGAGTTGAACATTGAAGATTCCAGAAATTTTGAAGAGGGATATTTTACACCGCTTCAGGAGGGAGTCGACTATACCATTAACAAAATCAGCGGGTATATTTCGCTGAACAGGGCGCTGGGATCGAGGGAGGTGCTTGCCATTGCTTTTAACTACCGGGGGGCTAATAACGAAATTGTGGAGGTTGGAGAGATTAACACAGGGGGTGGTGACCGGATTTTTCTGAAAATGCTTCGACCCAAAAATGTCTCTACGGATAACACGCTCTTTCCGCTGACGATGCGAAATATCTATTCACTGGGAGTAAGTAATATTACACGGGAGTCTCTTGAACTGGAGTTGCAGTACACAGAAGATAACGTTGCTTCAAACAGGCTGCCCAACAGGGGATCGACCCTGCTTCAGGACCTGGGGCTGGACCGTGTAGATTCTCAGGGTGCACTTGAACCGGATAACCAGATTGATATCGGAACCGGCACACTCGATCCACAAAACGGCCAGATTATCTTTCCATACCTGGAGCCTTTTGGTGATCGAATAGAGCAGGTTTTACAGGATTCACCCGCGTCACAGGAAGATGTTGAACGTCTCGCCTATAACGAGCTTTATACAGAACGACAGAGAAATGCGGCTCAGAGTTCAAAAAATAGCTTTTACCTGTTTAGTGGTACCTCTCGTGGAGGTGTACAGGAGAATTTTAATCTTGGAATTGCCCTGGTTGAGGGAAGCGTTCGGGTATATGCCAATGGAACACAGCTGCAGGAGAATGTAGATTACCAGGTGGATTACTCTTTTGGAAGTATCACTATTTTGAATGAGCGGTACACTGCCCCCGGCCAGGATATAAGGATTGAATATGAAAATCAGTCGCTTACCTCGATCGAGCAAAAAACATTTACCGGATTTCGTGCTGAGTACGGCTTCACAGATAACATTACGATGGGAGGGACCTATTTTCGGTTCAGTGAACGGCCGCTGGATGATAAAATTCGTTTGGGAGATGAACCGATCAATAATGCTGTGATCGGATTGGATGCAAATGCCGAATTCGATGCACCATTTTTAACTCGTTTTTTAGATAATCTGCCGATACTTCAAACCCGGGAATCATCGGAAATTGCATTTAGTGGTGAATTCGCTCAGCTTCGGCCCGGTGTTGCAGAAACCCGGGCTGTAAGTCAGGCTATACGGAATAACGAACTTTTTAACGATGAAGAGAATGGGTTGGCTTTTATTGATGATTTTGAAGGATCTAATATCAAAATAAGCTTGCTGAATGCAACACGCTGGAACCTTGCTACAGCTCCTGCAGCTGTTCCGGGATATGATGCTGATATTCCTTTTTTTGAGGAGGATGACTTTCCCGGAATGCCTGTTGCAAATACGCAAGCGCGTTTGGAGCGGTCTGATCTGCGATCTCAGTTTGCCTGGTACACCATACCCCGAAATATTTCGTCAATTTTAGATGGAGTTGAGTTTACTGCAGAGTCTGAACCGGTTGAAGTAACAGACGTTTTCCCCGGCCGGGAGACGCAGAATCCACAGGAAGAGATCATCAATACACTGGATGTATATTACAATCCAACCAACAGGGGGCCATATAATTACAATGAAAATCTAAAAAATCTTTTAGAAGATGAGCCCGAAAAAACATGGGGTGGAATGACAGCGGTGATACCGTCCGGTCAGGAGGATTTTTCCCAAAACAATATAGAGTTTTTAGAGTTTTGGGTTCAGCCGGTACTGCCCGACGGACAGATGCAGGGAGGGGCTGCCATTGAGGATTATGATGGAAAAATGTATATCGATATTGGGTTAGTGACCGAAGATGTAGTACCCAATACAAAATTAAATACTGAGGATGGCTTGGCACTCAATCCTGAAACTTTGATTTTGGATAATCCGGCGAATGCACGCTCGGCCATTCCTGCCAATCCGCCGCCGCCTGAAGGTCAGTTTTCGAATGCTAATCGTGAACTTGAGGATGTGGGGCTGGACGGGATGCCCAACAGAGACGGAGCGAATAATTTCGATGAACAGACAATTTTCGGAGATTTTGTTGATAAGATGCGGGAGCAGTTCGGATCAAACAGCCCGGAATTCCGCGAAATTGTCTCAGATCCGTCTAATGATGATTACCTGTTTTATGGCCAGGAAGCCGTTCAGGATCTGCCGCTACATGAGCGTTTTCATCGCCTCTTGGGTTACTATGATGGAAATACCCCGATTGATCAGGATGACAAACGAGCCATCACGAACAGACCTGACACCGAGGGTTTGGTAAATCCGTCTACGGTTTCATTAACGAATGCTTATTTTCAATATGAAGTTGAACTGAATCCCGCCGATCAATCTAACCTGGAGATTGGAAGTCCCGGTACATTTATTACCGACCGGGTGCCCGGTTCCCGGCAACAAGATCGATGGTACCAGGTTCGCATCCCTCTGAGTGAGTTCAAACGAAAAATCGGGGATATCAATGATTTTCAGAACATCACCTATATTCGAATCTGGATGTCTGGTTATGAAAAACCGTTCACAATGCGTTTTGCAACGCTTGAATTTGTGGGGAGCCAGTGGAGGCAGGATGAGGACATAAATCAACAAAGCGACCCTGCCGCAGAGATGAGGATCAGTTCTTTGAACATTGAAGAGAACTCCAATCGCCGGCCGGTTCCTTATCGTCAGCCTGAAGGGGCTATTCGTGCAGAAAATCGGGCATCGCAGTTACAATCACTCCAAAATGAACAGTCTATTGTCATGGACGTCAATAACTTAAGTCCCGGTTCAATTCAATTGATTCGGCGTGTGTATCCCGGCGGGCTTGATCTGCTGAACTACTCGAATATGCGAATGTTTGTCCATGGCGAAGGCTACGAAAACAGGGAGGATGCCGAACTGGTGATGCGCTTCGGAAACGATCTGGAAAATAACTACTACGAGTATCGGCAGCCGGTTACACCCTCAAATCCGAATTTTCCTTACCAACCCTTTGAACCGGGTGATAATGCCCAACTGGCAGAGGAGGCTGAGCAGGTTTGGCTGTATGAAGAGAACAGTATGAATATTGTGCTCACCGCTTTCAATCAATTGAAGCAGTTACGTGACCAGGAGCAGGGAAGATCATTTTCAGAGGTTTATGAACGCTCTGATATTCTTGAGAATGCTGCACCCGGAGCGGTTGTAGCGATTAAAGGAAATCCTTCGTTGGGCCGTGTTACGGAGATAGGAATGGGTATCAGGAATCCATTTGATCCCTCGAATCCCTCCGGGAATGGAACTCCCGTTTTAGATGCCGAAATGTGGCTGAATGAATTACGGGTATCTGGGTTCGATAACGAAAAAGGGTGGGCAGCCAATGCAAAATCAACGATTAAGTTGGCCGATTTTGCTACGGTAAATGCAAATGTCACCCGGCAGACACAGGGGTTTGGTTCTCTCGATTCAAGACTTGGCCAACGGAGAGTGAGTAACGAATTTGCTTATGATGTGAACACTTCGGTTAACCTGGACAGCTTTATCCCGGAACGATTCGGGTGGAGTATTCCTGTAAATTTATCGACCCGGCGCTCGTCATCAATCCCCAAGTATCTGCCCAACCAGGGGGATATTCGATTTTCTGATTTTAAGGATGCGGTAAATGCCAGGGTAGATATTGATGCAAGTCAAAAAGATCGGTTGATTGACCAGCAAGAAAGAGAGATTGAAACATTTAATGAAAGCTATGCCGTTAACTTTTCAAATGTTTCAAAAACCAACTCGCAGAGTGAATTCGGCCGGCTTCTGTTGGATAATACAACACTAAATTATGTGTACAATACAACCGACAGCCGAAATCCCCAATACCGGTTCCAGGATAACTGGAACTTTAACGGTTCACTCCGTTATTCGCTGACATTACGAAATGTAAATTTTTTGAGGCCTTTTAACTTCTTTGAGGAACTGCCGCTGCTGAATGTGTTATCAGGTTTGAGGCTGGGATATATGCCAACGAATGTTACCGCTTCAATTGGTACCGAGCGCACTTATGAAGAGCGCAAGAGACGGGTTTTTGCGAATGAGGTGGAGCAGCCTCTTCAGCAGACTCACAATTTCAATTACAGTACGTTGGCGGGGTTTGGATATAATCTTACCCGGTCTATCTCTACTTCATTTCAGTCTCAAACCGTTTACGATTTGACACGGGTGGCAACAGAAGATGCTGAACTTGCAGGAATTGACAGTACAGCTTTTAAGCCTCTGCAATCGATGGAGGTTTATGGTGATTTGATTACGGGTGATAAATCGGCTCGGAGAAATAGCTATAACGAAAATTATACGGCAAGCTGGCAGCCCCGATTTAACCAGGTTGAGTTCCTGGACTGGTTATCGTATAACAGCCGCTATTCTGGTGGATTTCGATGGGAAAATTCACCTTTTGGGTCTGATTTGGGAGCAAGGGTATCTAATAATTTTCGGCTTGATAACACATTGCGAATCGACTCAGAAAATCTTCTGAACCGATTACCTTTCTATCAAAATGCAGTGGAGGCAAATGATGAAGGAAGTGATCTCCGAAGAAATGAAAGCAGTGAAGCCGACACTACAACTTTTAGTGTAGGAGAACAGTTTATTTACTACGGCCGTAAAGCAGCGTTGGCGGTGTTTAGTTTGGAGTCTATAGATGTTAACTACAATAACTCAAAGGCATCTGCCCAAAGTGGTTACAACGGTTCCTCACAATTTTTCGATATGTTTGGAAGTGAATCAATCGCCCCTGCATTCGGGTACCGGTTGGGAATTTTTGAAAGTATTGGGCAAGGTGACCTGATTTCGAATCCAAACGGAACTTCTACAATTCAGCTGCCGTCTTCAAATACGTATACTGATAATATTACGCTTACAGCCCGCCTTACACCGTTTGAGAATGTCTCTGTAGATCTGAACTGGCAAACGCAGTGGGACCGGCGCAAATCGGAGTCTTTATCGCTGAACCCACAGAATGAATTTTCATCTGTATTAAGCGGGTCGGGTAATATATCATCCAGTGTTTGGGCGTTTGGCCCGGGTTATGAGGCGCTATTCCGAAGTCAGCTGCAAACTGCTTTTGATGGAATGAGCGAATCGGAAAACATAATCAGTGACCCGGAGAGCGGAAATAATACACTTCTGAACCCGGTAGATCTTCAGCGGGATTTTCGGTCGGCTTATATGGGTAGCAACAAAACGATTGGAGATAAAAATTTTACGGCATTTCCGCTTCCGAACTGGAGAATAAACTGGACCGGAATTGAGAACTGGATTCCGTTTATTGGTCGTGTGATGCAGCGGGCAACGATTACGCATTCTTATGAAGGACTTTACAGAATAGGCTGGAATTTGAATAACAATCCTGGTGAGATAATTACCCGACGGGTGGGTGTTTACAGGGTTGAGGATGAAAGACCCGAATTTGAACCGGCTTCCGTGAATATTGAAAAACGTTTTTCACCGCTCATTCAACTGAATATAACCTGGGATAATGGCCTGAGAAGTCAGCTTGGGTATGAAACGAGCAATATCACAAGTTTGTCGCTGGCAAACACCCAGATTATTGAGCGGATATCCAAGGGTTTGAGAGTTTCCCTGGCCTATACTATTCGTAATTTCAGAATTCCCTTTATTCGGCGAACAGCCAGTAATGTAGATCTGACCTTCAATGGAAGCCTGATTGAAGATACGGAGCAGCGATTCCTGCTGGATGCAAATTTGGATGCAGCTCTGCAGGAGAGTGCCGGTACGATTGATCGTGATCCTAACGCCTACTCGTTCACGCCCGGTGCTATTAATGGTCAATCAAGGATTAATGCCAGTATGGTTGTAGGATATCGTTTCTCCAATACCATTCAGGCAAATTTTGAATATGCCTTCAGCCAGGTTCTCCCGAAATCAACCCGAACCTTCAAGCGAACCACGCATGATATCCGGTTTAGTATTCGAATAAATATTCGGTCTACTTAA
- a CDS encoding ABC transporter permease encodes MKFTWYIAGKYFWSKKRESRFLSFIKIMAIGGVAIGSAGLLIALSIVHGFKSTINEKIVGFAPHITVNTFMNDPLLRADTLQTYLSDFEGVEEVQPVVLGQVMIQSAGEVSGTLIKGVPESGDVTQLRDYVLEGSYNLSIQDSGLPGLIIGQDLARTIDANIGDKVTVFALDGLPTPFNTPEIEQFTLTGIYQTGIARFDDNFALTTNEPVRQLFGYDSNYASSMEINVSSQDQIETIYSNIRDATQFPYVTESIYQRYRNIFAWIDLQEETIPLVISVMVIVAAFNLIGTVLMMVLERVKDVGILKTIGAKSRAIRQIFLLEGIFVAVSGLITGIGISLLFYWLQVTYQIIPLSEENYYMSYAPVEPHLLDFIIVGAVTLLLCALASWLPARIAAKTDPVKVLSFGK; translated from the coding sequence ATGAAATTCACCTGGTACATTGCCGGTAAGTATTTTTGGAGTAAAAAGCGTGAGTCGCGGTTTCTCTCCTTTATCAAGATCATGGCGATTGGCGGGGTAGCTATTGGCTCTGCCGGGCTGCTGATTGCTCTCTCTATTGTTCATGGATTCAAGTCAACCATCAACGAGAAGATAGTTGGTTTTGCACCTCATATCACCGTCAACACCTTCATGAACGACCCGCTTCTTCGGGCAGATACTCTTCAAACATACCTGTCTGATTTTGAAGGAGTTGAAGAAGTTCAACCGGTTGTTTTGGGTCAGGTGATGATTCAATCCGCCGGTGAGGTGAGCGGAACGCTGATCAAAGGAGTGCCCGAATCGGGAGATGTCACACAACTGAGAGATTATGTTCTGGAAGGCAGCTACAATTTGTCCATCCAGGATAGTGGTTTACCAGGACTAATAATCGGCCAGGATTTAGCCAGAACAATTGATGCAAACATTGGAGATAAAGTCACCGTTTTTGCTCTTGACGGACTCCCAACCCCATTTAACACACCGGAAATTGAACAGTTTACACTGACCGGGATTTATCAAACCGGAATTGCAAGATTTGACGATAATTTTGCGCTTACCACAAACGAACCGGTTCGGCAGCTTTTTGGATACGATTCGAATTACGCCAGTTCTATGGAGATTAACGTATCCAGCCAGGATCAAATCGAAACTATTTACAGTAACATTCGGGATGCCACGCAATTCCCATATGTGACCGAAAGCATTTACCAGAGATACAGAAATATCTTTGCCTGGATCGATCTCCAGGAAGAGACCATCCCTCTTGTAATAAGCGTGATGGTTATCGTAGCAGCTTTCAATCTTATTGGCACAGTGTTGATGATGGTTCTTGAGCGGGTAAAAGATGTCGGTATTCTTAAAACGATTGGAGCCAAGAGCCGAGCTATTCGTCAAATTTTCCTGTTGGAGGGCATTTTTGTAGCTGTTTCGGGCCTCATAACAGGAATTGGCATTTCATTACTCTTTTATTGGCTCCAGGTCACCTATCAGATTATTCCTCTCTCTGAAGAAAACTACTACATGAGCTATGCTCCGGTAGAGCCTCACCTCCTTGATTTTATTATTGTTGGAGCTGTTACACTCTTGCTTTGCGCCCTCGCCTCATGGTTACCCGCCCGAATCGCTGCCAAAACCGATCCTGTTAAGGTGCTATCGTTTGGGAAATAA
- a CDS encoding four helix bundle protein, with protein sequence MKSYRDLDIYKEAYQLALEVHQMSLKLPKYELYEQGSQIRRSSKSIKDNIVEGFGRRRYKQEFIKFLVYSQSSCDETIDHLRMISDIHYPKNPLTELLDKYIVLGKRINKFIQYVENNWE encoded by the coding sequence TTGAAAAGTTACAGAGATCTCGACATATACAAAGAGGCTTATCAGCTTGCCCTCGAAGTTCATCAAATGAGCTTGAAACTTCCAAAATATGAGCTTTATGAACAGGGAAGTCAGATCAGAAGATCGAGTAAAAGTATCAAAGATAATATCGTTGAAGGATTTGGCAGACGAAGGTATAAACAAGAATTCATTAAATTTTTAGTCTACTCCCAAAGTTCCTGTGATGAAACTATCGACCATCTCAGAATGATAAGTGATATTCACTATCCCAAAAATCCACTCACAGAACTTCTCGACAAGTATATAGTTCTTGGCAAGAGAATTAACAAATTCATCCAATACGTTGAGAATAATTGGGAATAA
- the lysS gene encoding lysine--tRNA ligase: protein MSNTESSLSEQQEIRLEKLDKLQELGVNPYPFEYDVTHHSKEILDNESEYLTDFEPDEDAKRVSVAGRVMTQRIMGKASFFNLQDSQGIIQIYIRRDDVGVEEYNKVFKKLVDIGDFVGIKGHVFQTGTGETTIFADEFHFLGKTVRPLPTPKEVENEEGETVTYDAFSDKELRYRQRYVDLVVNTDVKKVFKQRTQMVQTMRNFMNERGYMEVETPVLQPIYGGASARPFKTHHNALDMDLYLRIANELYLKRLIVGGFDGVYEFSKDFRNEGLSRFHNPEFTQVELYVAYKDYNWMMDFMEEMIEKVALELHGTTKVTVGENEIDFKRPWPRIPMYEAIENETGYDLSDKTEDEIRNIARELEIHVEDGMGKGKLIDEIFGETVEPKLIQPTFITDYPIEMSPLAKKHRSKEGLVERFEAICNGKEIANAFSELNDPVDQRERFEEQARLRTEGDDEAMTVDEDFLKAIEYGMPPTAGIGIGIDRLAMIMTNSDSIRDVLFFPLMRPEKD from the coding sequence ATGAGTAATACTGAATCATCACTAAGTGAACAGCAAGAAATAAGGCTCGAAAAACTCGATAAACTTCAGGAACTGGGTGTGAACCCCTACCCTTTTGAATATGATGTTACCCATCATTCCAAAGAAATTTTAGACAACGAATCTGAGTATTTAACGGACTTCGAACCAGACGAGGATGCAAAACGGGTTTCCGTAGCCGGACGCGTAATGACCCAACGAATCATGGGGAAAGCCTCTTTTTTCAATCTACAGGATTCCCAGGGCATCATACAGATCTACATCCGCCGGGATGACGTGGGCGTTGAGGAGTACAACAAAGTGTTCAAAAAGCTGGTAGATATTGGTGATTTTGTCGGAATAAAAGGACATGTATTTCAAACCGGTACCGGAGAGACTACAATTTTTGCAGATGAATTTCATTTCCTGGGGAAAACTGTACGTCCCCTTCCTACTCCTAAAGAAGTTGAAAACGAGGAAGGCGAAACCGTTACGTATGATGCATTTTCTGATAAAGAGCTTCGATATCGCCAGCGTTATGTGGATCTGGTTGTGAATACGGACGTAAAAAAGGTTTTCAAGCAGCGCACCCAAATGGTGCAAACCATGCGCAATTTTATGAACGAACGGGGATATATGGAGGTAGAAACTCCTGTTCTTCAGCCGATCTATGGCGGAGCTTCTGCACGTCCGTTTAAAACCCATCATAACGCGCTGGATATGGATCTATATCTGCGTATTGCGAATGAGCTCTACCTGAAGCGGCTCATTGTCGGCGGTTTCGATGGTGTATACGAATTCTCGAAAGATTTTAGAAATGAGGGACTCTCCCGTTTTCATAACCCTGAATTCACCCAGGTGGAGTTGTATGTAGCTTACAAAGATTACAACTGGATGATGGATTTCATGGAAGAGATGATCGAAAAAGTAGCTCTTGAGCTTCACGGTACGACAAAAGTGACCGTGGGTGAAAATGAGATCGACTTTAAACGACCCTGGCCACGCATTCCGATGTATGAAGCGATCGAAAACGAAACAGGGTATGATCTGTCAGATAAGACAGAAGACGAAATCCGAAATATCGCCAGAGAGCTTGAGATCCATGTAGAAGATGGAATGGGCAAAGGAAAACTGATTGACGAAATTTTTGGTGAAACGGTTGAGCCAAAGCTCATTCAGCCTACATTTATCACCGATTACCCGATCGAGATGAGTCCGCTTGCCAAAAAGCATCGCAGTAAAGAGGGACTTGTGGAACGGTTTGAAGCGATCTGTAATGGAAAAGAGATTGCCAATGCATTTTCTGAGTTGAACGATCCTGTGGATCAGCGTGAACGTTTTGAGGAACAGGCCCGCCTCCGAACCGAAGGAGATGACGAAGCGATGACCGTGGATGAAGATTTCCTGAAAGCCATTGAATACGGAATGCCTCCAACAGCCGGTATCGGTATTGGAATTGACCGCCTCGCGATGATCATGACCAACTCCGATTCCATCCGTGATGTGCTTTTCTTTCCATTGATGAGGCCGGAAAAAGATTAG
- a CDS encoding 4'-phosphopantetheinyl transferase superfamily protein → MKTEKSSLQRLTEACLPDSIFVCFEPFETDIKKDELDLLESQSGRLLIKKMSDLFLESDEIKIFTKKNEKPKAHCEGEEVSVSFSHTTDGVAGTVSKQFNVGCDIEHANRNVHSKLVDRMKHENELESFYEQTDAIRIWTLKEAALKMIGTGLRKPMNSVWISTKGENRFAVQFDDGKKAKICSFGHKDHWISVCYQPLHA, encoded by the coding sequence ATGAAAACAGAAAAATCATCCCTGCAACGACTGACAGAGGCCTGTTTGCCGGATAGTATCTTTGTCTGCTTCGAACCATTTGAGACGGATATAAAAAAAGATGAACTGGATCTGCTGGAAAGTCAATCGGGAAGATTGCTTATTAAAAAAATGTCTGATCTTTTTTTAGAGTCTGATGAGATCAAAATCTTTACTAAAAAAAATGAGAAGCCCAAAGCACATTGCGAGGGGGAAGAGGTTTCCGTGAGTTTTTCGCATACTACGGATGGCGTGGCCGGGACCGTATCAAAACAATTTAATGTGGGGTGTGATATAGAGCATGCGAACCGGAACGTGCATTCCAAATTAGTTGACCGAATGAAACATGAGAACGAATTGGAAAGTTTTTATGAACAGACGGATGCGATAAGAATCTGGACGCTGAAAGAAGCGGCCCTGAAAATGATTGGCACCGGACTACGAAAACCGATGAATAGTGTTTGGATTTCAACAAAAGGGGAGAACCGGTTTGCGGTTCAGTTTGATGATGGAAAAAAGGCAAAGATTTGTAGTTTCGGGCATAAGGATCATTGGATATCCGTTTGTTATCAACCATTGCACGCATAG